The genomic segment gcacacacacacacacacacacaggacgtgGAAATGCCACAAGGTCATGCCAGGAAACACGTTCAGCATCGAtcggggcgagggagagagagagagagagcgcgtgaCAAAAACATTGTGTATGCATTTGCAAATTTTCCTTTTCAggctaaaaatgtaaaaaaaaaaaaagaataatgaataaatgatgACGTCATCAATTGCGTCATCAAAAATAATGCACCAATTCATGAATCATGAAGACTTTAGAACAACTTGGTTCAAACTGGACTGCTCTAAGAGCATAAAGAGTATGTCTCATGTTAGAGAACTATTCCAGAACTCATACCATTGGTGGAAATAAAGGTTGTTTATTGGCATGAGTATAAACGCCAGAGGGCTCCGGCCTTTGTTTGTAATTACTGGTAATCCGGGAGTGTGAAATGGGAGCGGTAATGAATAGAGAACTGGTGACAAACTGGTATAGGCCTGTCCATGCCGATTGCATATTGAAACCAGTTCCACTAATCTAATACTCACttctccctacacacacacacacacacacacacacacacacacacacacacacacacacacacacacacacacacacacacacacacacacacacacacacacacacacacacacacactcaaaatacATACAAAGTCCACTCAGTGTTCTACGTGTTTTTAGTATAGAGACACCATGACTGAGGAGAAGTTACCCAAAGCACATACAATGTCATAAGAAGGCCAGGGTTATAATAGTCATGCTCCACTTAACTAGCAGTCCATTTTCATATTAGAGGGCAGCCTCTTTCATTGCAACTCAAGGAGGAAATGTGcgtcacctccccccccccccccctcaggaaATGCTTTTGTActgataaaataatgcacacacacacacacacgattacaGACacacccagcacacacacacacacacacacacacacaattggcaTCTCTAATGGGTTCTCGCCCTTGACTGAGAGGTGACAGTGAGTGACAGCCGGATCACTGGTCGGAACAGACACTCGCCAGCCGGATAATGGACCGATTTCACAGAAGACCTGATTCTAGATAGAGTCCGATATTCGAGTCGGAAGCAACACTCAGACGATATTTGTGATACGACCGACCTGCAGGTACGCCCATGACGGTTATGCATCCAAAGTAGCAAATGCATAAATGCTTCTTATAAGTCGACAATATTCCAAAAAGAAGGTTGCCTACCAAAAATGCACACAGAAtgataaaatatgaattaaGAAGGGTTGTTGCCATTGGGAATCGAATGCTGCGAAACGCAAATGACGGGATGGGAACACGACCATAACAAAACATTTAACAGCAGAGGCAGGTGAATAACACAAAGCCAAACGCATGCCTACCAGTTGTACCATGTCATAGATGGACTCAGAGGAGTGTTTGTCGCTCTTAAGGGTGGACATGTTGCCTGGGCCGTGCCTGGTTCTCAGCAGGAGACCAGAGGGTTCTGGTGGGCACCTCCTCCCCGAGATACCTTCTCCCCTCCGTGCTTCATCCAGCCAAAGCCCGGTGCAATGTGGGGTGAGTCGTCCTTTCAGCCGTATACCTCTCCAAAAGATGGTGGTGCAACGCGTCTTACCTGTCGTTCTGCTCAGTGAGGGAAACTGATTGTAAAGAACAATGACGAGGGTACCGTCCGGCATCCAGGGACACCCAACAAGTGCGTAGATTCAACAGATGGAAGGGAACCGACCGCAGCACAGCAATCCCCCTGATCATCACAAgagcgctctcgctctccctctccctctccctctccctctccctccccctccctccctccccctccctccctccctccctccctctttcactTTCCCTCcttaccctctccctccctccctctccctccctctgtatgTATCTCAGTCTGCCCGGTTTTCTTCTTTATCGCTGGTGTACGACTGTTCGCTGATCCTTGTATCCATTAGCACTTAAAGGGGGCCATGCCAACTCCCAGCCTGGCTGCAAACTGTCAAATAATCACACATAAAGTAACACATAAAGTAACACATAAACCATAACAGCTCATACtgactgtgcgtgtgcatgatgatgtcatcaacaTGGTATTAAACACTCCCAAAGCTTTAGAGTTTTAAAATGATGGAACTTTCCTCCAGGTGTGTCCAAATGTATAATATTTCTAGCATTTTTGACAAATTTAGAGATAGATGTGAAGTGTATGCCAGGGTTTGAACAAAATTCAACAAACCATTTGTTTTGCTGTATGGATCATTTGACTCCCAACACTAATAAATTGCTTACAAAAGGACGGGTGGCTGAAGTTCACACCAATTCTTATCACTCTATATTGATGCATGACATTGTTTTGGCACCAATATGAAGGGTACTCTGTTCCACATGATATCAAATGTCTTATCCTCCTTGATAAACTTCCTACATTCCCTGCCCAGATCTAAGACCAACCACACATTCTCTGAAACCGGTACGTAATCTAAAGGAATCGGATCCCACATCCGGAACAGCTAAACAATGATTAAAACATTGGTACACACTGCAGCCACGGTACGCCGGTGGTGGAGGGAGTGAATGTTTTAAGGTGGTGGATGGGGTGCCAATCAAGCGGGCTGCTTTGTCCTGGATGAGTGCGAGCTCTTTCGGTTTAGcattccctctccctccgtctatCCTTAAGAACACtttctctatcccccccccccctcccaactgtctctccctctctccctccctctctccctctctgacctaTAGCTCAGCAAAGGCAGAAAAAGGGAGTGGAGAAGCAAGTGCAAACCTGTTCCCCGGACCGGATAAACATGGTTATTTGACACTCTTTACACATTTCCCGTCATCGACACACTCCCAAATACATGAGAACACGCATGGTCCATGTGCATAAGGAAAGGTCCTTCCTATATCCTCTGAGGACATGGGGATATATTCAATCCCCCCCAAAAGAGGcacgcctcacacacacacacacacacacacacacacacacacacacacacacacacacacacacacacacacacacacacacacacacacacacacacacacacacacacacacacacacacacacacacacaccaccatctcAAAAGGTGGAAATGGGATAAGTATGACGGCTATGAGAATCTAACAGGCCTTGTGActatgtgtttatatattacACAATACTTTCAGTTCACTTCAGTGCATCACCAGGCTTTTTGCATACAAGACAGTCTTACAGGATATCATGAATTTCCACCTTTAAAAACAGACAGCAgtgcgccctctagtggcctgCTGAGGAACGACTGAGCAGGTGAACAGAGGGGGGAAGACAGAGCGACGAGGCCAGGGGGGACCTGAGGCTTCTCTCAGGAGGGAGCGGAGTACAGTAGAGCACTGATTGCCATTCATCATTTGACGTAATTCCCTCTCAAAGATAACACGGATCGCCTCCCCTCTGTGAGTGCAACACGGGCTGAAGTCGACGAGATTGACTGTAGGTTGGAGAACACACCGGCAATCACCCACACCATCGCCACGGCTCCCAAGCAATCAGCGATCCTCTCAGCCTGATTTATCGTGTTAAAGGAAGCGGGGGCTGGGTGGGGAATATCTTTTGtctgaaagtaaaaaaaataaatcacttgtctgaaagtaaaaaaaataaatctctctctctctctctctctctcatttggaCTAAACGATGCTGATGGCCGCGGAGACTGAGGTAATTATAATGCGTGGATAATTAAAATGGTCccactccttctccccctcgctGGCCGGGGGTGACATGAGacgagggagggcgagagacaacACCCAGCTATAGCACAAAGATAAGGTAGAGCGAGAGAAAAGTCGAGAGGGAGTAAAGTGAAAGGGGAAGGCCAAGGAGAATCACTTCCTATATTCTACACTAAAGTTTCTATTCATTATCAAATACAATATTATATAATGATTAAATTGACATCATTATATTATTACTGCTTTTTACTGAGATGTAAATAGTTTTTATTTTTGCCATTTTCTTTGCTAATGTTGCCTCTATTTATGACTCTCCTTAATAAATGCTATTTCTTTCTATGGCTTTGTCGTAGGTGTTCCTGCCATGTCCTAAGAGTTTCCCTGTGTAATATTgtacatttattaaattaaacacTTAAAACACTGATTGGGTAGGAGCAAAACAAGGTTGATGAAGGAGGGctggatggacagatggaggTGACGGAATAAAAGTTACAAGGACGGCGAGTCAAAGGATGAGAGCTGGTCGACGAGGGGGTGAGCTACCAAGACATACTGCCCCGCCCCTGCTCACCTCTAAATGATTGGGGTTAAGTGTTTGGCTAGGAGCCAGATGtgtagggcgggggggggggggggaagagagagagagagagagagagagagagagagagagagagagagagagagagagagagagagagagagagagagagagagagagagagagatgaatatCAAACAGAAAGATGAAGGAAAAAGCGAGGAAGAGTCAGAGACGAAGACCAGCCTAATGACGACATGTGATATTCTCATGGGTAAACATTACTGGGCACATCCATGGAGACGACACCCCATTCGACCTGAATACACTGTCTGGAATCCGCCTCATTATAGCGATGAAAATGCAGCCATCTTCCACGTGATGCCCTTGAATCAGACCCAGACTACTTCGTAGTTTTTAGGGCACATGAAATAGAATTTGCCACGCATGTCTGAGTTCCCCACCACTGAAGCCATGGAACCCGACGTGGCCAACTGGACTGGATGAAGTGAACATCTCCCAGCGCCTGGCTACAGCTCTGTGACACACATCTAGCAGGGCCCGTCCCCACTCCCATCGCCACGGTAATGGCGTTGACAACCGCATCCGACAGGGTGGGGGTCGTTCCCGATCCCCCCCCGATCGGGACCGGACGTGGTCCTAATGAGAGGGGTGACGCCGCGCCACCTCCCGCAAAACGTGCCCGCCGTCCGACGCAAGTAATCCCGTCTGTCACCGCGGCAACGCGTAAACAGATGGGTCGGTGCACACGTCCGGGCCTCTAGTTGAACGCCAGAGACACGGAACCCCCACTGCACGGAGGCTGTGGGGGGTCTCACCGGAGGGAAGCCGCACATGTCATTACTCCTGAGTCCTGACCACACTGATGTAGAAATCAACTCAATGCTAGGATTTCATTTCAATCAAACGCACATTAACGAGTAAATGCTCCTATGATAACAAGCCAGAAAGCAAAGCAGCATGACATTACGCGCTTCAAATGGGTCTCGTGGGTctttgccacacacacagacagacacacacacacacacacacacacacacacacacacacacacacacgcacacacacacacacacacacacacacacacacacacacacacacacacacacacacacacacacacacacagcttgtgaACCAAAACCCATtttgtccctcccccccccacacacacacacacacttagtgcAGGCCTGTGTCCACACACGCGGGTGCCCATAAAACACATTTAAGCACTAAGTGACTGCATTGATGGAGATCATTATTGATGATCATGTCATCGCAGCATGTCAGCGGGCTGACCAATGACACAAGGACACTACATCTTAACACAGAACCACtcaaccaccaccgccaccaccgccaccaccgccaccaccgccgccaccaccgccaccaccaccgccaccaccgccgccaccaccgccaccaccgccaccaccgccaccaccccttTCGAGTAGCCAGTAGCTCATTCAGCGCTCATGACACTGAacatgacagacacacacatctctcaTCTCGCTTCCGATGCCTTTACAAATACATGACGGGAGGTGTTCTTCGTCTTCCTCTCTAACCGTGCGTGTCTACCGACGGCCCGACAGTCGGGACGACCCCTCCTTCCTCACCTTCTGCTCAGCCTGGTTGGGGGGCAGGTCCTTGGGGGGGTCCCCCCCAGGGCTCGGGGGAACCATCCGGGACCCCTCCTCCACGGTGCCGTCCGGGCTGTCCACCGTCAGGCCCGACACGTCGTCCAGGATGTCCTCTGAACAGGGAGGAAGGCACGTTTTAACCGCTTTAGCTGGAGTCATCGTGCTTTTTGGTTCCCACAATACGGCACAAGCGGTAACGAGCTAGAGAAGGAAATGACACGCTCCTTTATGCAGCCCAGAACAGGAAGTTTCAAAAAGCGAAGTAAATTATATTCATGAGGCACGTTTTAAAACCCCCAGGGTCAAGCAAAGGGCTGCACAGTATGGGATTTAAAACAGCATAACCTATAGATAGaataacaaacaacaacacagagaacagaggATGGAAAAAAGATGTGCGCGATTTTGATTCGCAGAGCGAAACAATACTCAAAGCATGCCAGGTTACAGCATGGGAGTTAAAACGGcatcaaaaaaatacaaaaaaagataaGAAGATTAAAAGGTGTGTTTTTAGTCTGGACTTCAAAGCGTTGATTCTGATCCGAACTGCCAATAAACCCAAGAACTGTCAATCCCGGCCCCCCCACTGCCCACGCCTCTATGCTGATCACAACTAATGACATCACCCAAACTGTTCACCcaattgtgttttgtttattgGCGTCTCTATCCCTGACGACCGAGACCCCCGCTGTGACACAGTGggggtcacccccccccccccccccccatattaatatttattttgaggGGGGCTGCAGAGGTTAACAACGCCAGCTTGTCAGCCCAGGTGCAACCAAGGTCTGTTAGGGATGGAATACAATGGTGCCCTTGGATGGGTACAGAAGAGCAGGTGAGGACGGGACAGCGGCTGGcgaggggggggatgggggggacggagggggggacggagggggggggggggggggacagacgcTGCAGCCATGAATAATCACACCACTACTCGCTACCCCTTTGGGGTGAAGCACAAAGACAAACGACTCTGTACACTCTGTAGTACACTCGGCACAGTACACAGTAGCAACTTGAACTAAAAGAGGTAGGGGCACAGCTTTAAATATTAATTGGAATTAATGGATGGCAAATAAAAGCAGGGAGAACACAGAAGAGATTATTATTGCACAATCGATACAATTTAAGAAAGGAAATACAATATTAGTAATAAGTTGATCTGAATGATAACCAAACTGATCATTATCCTAATTTTTCGACGTTCAATGCTTATTAATGGAGGTTATTATTAACGAGTCACACTTAATTGACAAGTCACGGGGAGAGCCCCGTTCACCACTAGGGGAGCTGCTGCTACACGTTCGTCAATGTTCACGTCTCGCTCTCCGCTACATGTTTGGTTCCGACAGCAAACTTTCATTAGGACTTTGGTCGTGAAGGTAAATGCCCACCTTGGTCCTGGGAGAAGATGTCCGTGGTGGGGTCGTCGGACCGCGCggggggagggagcagagcaGCCGTGGGTCGATGTGTGGCAGGGTGCTGACGCTCAGCGTCAACGCAGGTTGAACAAACGCGCTCCTCATGTCATCCATTTGTAAGACGGAGGCAGGTTTGCCGTTGAGCAAAAGGATCTCATCACCCACTTTCACACCTTGTAGTGGatgagaaaagaaagaaaaaaagacctAGCGAACACGTTAGTCTTGCGTTTCACGCTTTTTACACCTATAATGCCACGCTTATAGGTGTTCAAACATGTCTTGTCAAGCTTCTACATTGGAGTAATAAACGGCTCCATTAAAGCGATACGCACGCTGAGAAGGAGCGAGGTGATCCCTGAATACTAATACCCCATCCAATAATATAACTTTTCTATAGGCCATTAGAGTTTATTTGAGGTGTgtagtgtgattgtgtgtggccTGGTTTAATTTGTCATGTCCAATCATATAATCCTTTATGCTTGCTGTAAAAACACTCAATGCAAATAAAGGATGCCCCCCATAATGAATGGAGGCTGACGCATATAAAATAAATTCCACAACACCTGTGCCTCTTGCCTCTGCCTCTCGCCTAATAGAGAATTACCAGTCAATCAGCTTGCCAATTAGTAGCCAATATCAGCTGACGCTATTGATTGCTTATGACAGCTGATCTATCCTCAACAGATTACCTGCAGCCCCCCTTGCGCCTACACAAGAgattatctcacacacacacacacacacacacacacacacacacacacacacacacacacacacacacacacacacacacacacacacacacacacactcagccagTATTGTTCATGAGAGTTCCCCCATCAATCAGATTTagggttttatatttatttgcatTGTTTTGAACTGAAATGATAGCCATTCACAATGCTGAGATACATCTTTTATAATGCAATGGCTTGGCACTACAAtaaccccacacacgcacgcacaccaccacaaacaacacacacacccacgcatacccacacacatgcataccctCGCACGCAGAAAATAGCGCACATTTAGCCCTTAGTTATGACCTAGTTGTCTAGGATATGAATGTCAGCTGCGGTGGAGTCTTTATTGGACAGGGAAAGATAACCCCCTCTGGCCATACCGACTGtgtggaactgtgtgtgtgtgtgtgtgtgtgtgtgtgtgtgtgtgtgtgtgtgtgtgtgtgtgtgtgtgtgagagtgagagtgagagtgagagtgagagagagagagagagagagagagacagagagagagagtgagagtgagagagagagagagagagagagagagagagagagagagagagagagagtggtgtgtgtgtgtatgtgtttgtgtggtgtgcgtgtgtgtgtggtgtgtgcgagTGCTCATGTGTGTGCACAGGAAAACTGGTTTGTGTTGGGGGAAGGGGAAAAGGGAATtaaagagggagggatagatgcagtgagagagagaaagaatgagcgagagagaaccTTTGGGGCTCTAGGTCTGAAGCTTGTTTTGTAAAACACCCTCCAGTTATTTAAGCGGCCCTCGCACTCCCTTTAgtctacacaccacacacacacacacacacacacacacacacacacacacacacacacacacacacacacacacacacacacacacacacacacacacactcacacacacacacacacaccacaccacacacacacacacacacacacacacacacactcacacacacacacacacacactcacacacacacacacacacacacacacacacacacacacgcacacacgcacacacgcacacacacagaacacagactCCGGCCACCTTAGTCAGATACAACAGACCTGACACACTTAATCCTATGATTCAGGCAAACCGGACTAAAAATGttagttgttgtgttgtgtgtctgccaCAATCGTTTCTATCGCTGCTAATCTCGCAGAGTTGCAGCTAGCTCCGGACGGTACGGTgcggtcaccccccccccccactggctgCAGGGCTTCAGTGACAGCAGGGTAGCCAGGAGCCCTTTAGGAATGCTAATGCATCTGAGATGAGGAGGACGCAATCTCACACTTGAGTAACCTTGGCCTTACACAGGgcttttacatatatatatatatatttatatatatatattatatatatatatatttatattaaagtATTGAAGTTGCATCCCCAGAATCTCTGAGTGATTCAATAATACACTTAGagctctctctccgtgtctctctctttctctctcccttctcttttactctctcccttctcttttactttctctctctctctctctctctctctctcctctctctctctctctctctctctctctctctcgtgccgATTTTATTTATGTCCTCATGCATCATGGGCAAAATAATGAAGTCTTTGTGCGGTTGTCATTATATGCGGTTGTTAAGGAAACTCTGCTCCACGGAGGAGAGGACATTGAGAGACGGTCTCTGTCTCCTGGGACAGATGTcatggtggggtggggtggtgatggtgctgtgggTGGTTGGCCCGGCAGCGAGAGGTCGAGAGCAGAGCTTTAGATAAACACCTTTGGCCGAGGCCAGGCCTTCGGCCTTCACTTCAGTGATGTGGAGCGTGggcctcccctcttcctcctgtacCGACACCTTGAAccctgaggacaggaagaggggaggggtggaggggagacgggaagggaggagggggatagggagggaggagggaagagaggaagggaggagggggataggaagggaggaggggagagaggaagggaggaggggggacgggaagggaggagggggataggaagggaggagggaagagaggaagggaggaggggggacgggaagggaggagggaggataggaagggaggagggaagagaggaagggaggagggggataggaagggaggagggaagagaggaagggaggaggggggataggaagggaggagggaggataggaagggaggagggaagagaggaagggaggagggggataggaagggaggagggaagagaggaagggaggagggggggacgggatgggaggaggggggacggaagggaggaggggggacgggaagggaggagggaggataggaagggaggagggaagagaggaagggaggaggggggataggAAGGGTGGAGGAAAGAGacgaaggaaggagggagacaggaagggaggaggaatgaaaggaaggaaggagacaTGAAGGGAGGGGAAAggacaggaagggaggaggaaagagagggaggagggaatatgagaaggaggaggaaagacaggaagggaggaggaaagaaaggaagggattaggaaaggaaggaaggagggagacagGAAGGTTGGGGGAAagacaggaagggaggaagaaaggaagaaaggaaggagaCGGGAagggaagaagaaagagagaaataatcAAATGAGAACAAGACAACTTGATGAGTATTTGCCGCTGGCAAAACATCCACTAAATCAGCATTACTAATAGACTAATAGCGGCAAgtaattaaaaaatgaaatctcagCGGGACTTATCTCCCGCCAAATATCATTATCTAGATCTGACTCCATCAATTCCTTCACAAGCCCTGTGGCACAAAGCATTTTACTTTCTATAAGAACAGAAAAGGCGAGGTgattgcttaaaaaaaaaaaatcactataCCATATCCAATGGCGCTGGAGTCGGCCTTGTCGAAGCAGACCACCTTGGTCGTTTTACTGCAAATCTCGATCTCTTTGTGGAGCTGAAAGCACACAGAGGGACAGGTTTAATGGGATGGAACGGGGTGTCAAGGCAGCCACGCCCTTGTTTGGATCATGAggtcaagggcacctcatccctCGCACTAAAGGCTGGACAGATCGCTCCTAGGCCCAGTCAGCCCTTCGTAGTGAGCTGTGCTGTAGTCCCATGGTCCGAGAGTGTGTGGGTCGTGGGATCTGACCTGAGCAGAGCACCAGCTGTGTGTACTCATCAACAACTTCATTTAATATTCTGTActgggacggacggacggttaAACGAGTCCTGTGATCAAAGCGAGGAGATAAAAGCTTGTGGAGCGACGGAGGCCTGGATTGAATGGGAATGAAAAGCATGGATGAGTCGTTAGAACAGTAGTTTCTCTGTGCCTGCGCAGAGTTCAGGGCGCCGCAGTACTAGTGCACGGCACCGAGCCTCAAAGAGAGGGTAatgacaagagagagaggggggttgtGAGGTCGCAGACAAcggaaattatatatttatgtaattttataaaattatatatttataggaAAAGAAAGCACAGCAAAGCCATATGTGCTAAACTGAAAGCATgtggaaagaaaaacacacacacacaaacacaaacacacacacgcacaggcaaatagacacacatgcacacacacacacacaaattggcGTATCTCACAATGGCACACAGCGTGTTTTCAAAATATTACTTTGCATAATTTATCATATGTGCTGTGCGTNNNNNNNNNNNNNNNNNNNNNNNNNNNNNNNNNNNNNNNNNNNNNNNNNNNNNNNNNNNNNNNNNNNNNNNNNNNNNNNNNNNNNNNNNNNNNNNNNNNNTTGTGTCCGGACGGTATGTTTACCAGTAGATTCCACTGACCTGACAGAGAGACACTGTTCACTCAGCAGCCATTCACACTTAGTAGAGATAGTTCCCAGGAAGTCAACCAGGTCTGGATGAGGTCCGTTGTCTTATcctccacatgtgtgtgtccgtactCATGGATTGGTTTGGCATAGACATGTCAGACTTTTTAATACACACGTAATCtattttaaataatgaaaaagtGTGCATTAAAAAAACACTTTAAGGCGCCATTTCCCCAGTCTCGTTGGCTAAAGCCCTGTCAAAATAATATCCAGAAAACTAACACGAGGCTCGCTCAATAATAAAGTGTCTGTGCCAAAAATAGAGAGGCGGGCCTTTTCCCCTTTCCCCTCGACCCATTTCCCAGAAGCCCCGGCGCCCGCAGTGAGAGCAGGGCATCCTAAGTGCTGCTCATTATAAATTCATCCAGCCGGGCTGAGAGGCGAGGCAGTCTGGGTAAAAATAGACAAGACAACGCCGGGGAAACAAAGATGAGCACAAAGGAAGAACATTGTGGTTTGGTGGGGGAAAGGAAACGTGCAAATTTGCCAAGATTCTCTATCTCTGGGAAAGGGaaaatcccttttttttttttttttttctggcagCCGTGCACGTGGGGGTTTTTGAATGGAGATTGAATATAAGATTAGTTTAATCTTTTTTAATTACTCAACGGTATTCAACAGAGTG from the Gadus macrocephalus chromosome 7, ASM3116895v1 genome contains:
- the LOC132461404 gene encoding LOW QUALITY PROTEIN: rho guanine nucleotide exchange factor TIAM1-like (The sequence of the model RefSeq protein was modified relative to this genomic sequence to represent the inferred CDS: inserted 1 base in 1 codon); the encoded protein is MHRSLHKEIEICSKTTKVVCFDKADSSAIGYGFKVSVQEEEGRPTLHITEVKAEGLASAKGVKVGDEILLLNGKPASVLQMDDMRSAFVQPALTLSVSTLPHIDPRLLCSLPPRXSDDPTTDIFSQDQV